A window from Kluyveromyces lactis strain NRRL Y-1140 chromosome E complete sequence encodes these proteins:
- the TYR1 gene encoding prephenate dehydrogenase (NADP(+)) (similar to uniprot|P20049 Saccharomyces cerevisiae YBR166C TYR1 Step of tyrosine biosynthesis pathway Prephenate dehydrogenase (NADP)), protein MIGTDEQIAKWKHEKTIGIIGLGDMGLLYATRFSKAGWRVICCDRPEFYEELKEKYSSESFNVVENGTLVSRASDYIIYSVEAENIENIVKMYGAASKVGSIVGGQTSCKNAEINAFEKYLPSDCEIVSVHSLHGPKVNTEGQPLVLINHRTKSQESFDLVESLMSCLKSQHVYLSYEEHDKITADTQAVTHAAFLSMGVAWYKIRIYPWTLGVNKWHGSLENVKVNISLRIYSNKWHVYAGLALTNPAAHKQITQYAKSATELFTLFVEGKKDELTKRLQVAKDFVFGNHNGLLLLHDLALDDYSLSKHEKGEDNEVIPNSHLSLLAIVDSWYQLGIDPYDHMICSTPLFRIFLGVSEYLFLTDGLLEQTIDAAINVPEFRADDMEFVIAARSWSNIVSFGNFELYKRQFEEVQQFFTPMFPEANAIGNEMIKTILEHSKSKNL, encoded by the coding sequence ATGATAGGTACAGACGAGCAAATTGCTAAGTGGAAACATGAAAAAACCATCGGTATCATTGGATTAGGTGATATGGGACTTCTATATGCTACTAGGTTTTCCAAAGCTGGTTGGCGGGTTATTTGCTGCGATAGACCAGAATTTTacgaagaattgaaagaaaagtattCCTCAGAAAGCTTCAATGTTGTTGAGAATGGTACACTAGTGTCAAGAGCTAGTGATTATATCATTTATTCAGTCGAGGCCGAGAATATCGAAAATATTGTGAAGATGTATGGCGCAGCGTCAAAGGTAGGCTCGATTGTCGGAGGACAAACCAGTTGCAAGAATGCGGAAATCAACGCTTTCGAGAAATATTTACCTTCGGACTGTGAGATTGTATCTGTACACTCATTGCATGGTCCCAAGGTCAATACAGAAGGACAGCCGTTAGTCCTAATAAACCATAGAACTAAATCTCAGGAATCATTTGACTTGGTAGAATCTTTGATGTCTTGTTTGAAGAGCCAACATGTTTATTTATCTTACGAGGAACATGATAAAATTACTGCAGATACCCAAGCAGTAACGCACGCAGCATTCTTAAGTATGGGGGTTGCTTGGTATAAGATACGAATCTACCCATGGACGCTTGGAGTCAATAAGTGGCATGGAAGTCTAGAGAATGTCAAAGTGAATATCTCCTTAAGAATCTATTCTAATAAATGGCATGTATATGCGGGGTTAGCCTTAACAAACCCTGCTGCTCATAAACAAATCACACAATACGCTAAAAGTGCTACCGAGCTTTTTACCCTTTTCGTGGAAGGGAAGAAAGATGAACTTACTAAAAGACTTCAAGTCGCCAAAGATTTTGTATTTGGTAACCACAATGGCTTGTTACTATTACACGATCTAGCTCTTGATGATTACTCATTATCAAAACATGAAAAAGGTGAAGATAACGAAGTGATACCAAACTCTCATTTATCTCTATTAGCAATTGTCGATAGTTGGTACCAATTGGGAATTGATCCCTACGATCATATGATCTGCAGTACTCCTTTATTCAGAATTTTCTTGGGGGTTAGCGAATACTTATTCCTAACAGATGGTTTACTAGAACAGACTATCGATGCTGCGATTAACGTACCAGAGTTCAGAGCGGATGATATGGAATTCGTCATAGCTGCAAGGTCGTGGTCTAATATCGTCTCTTTTGGTAACTTCGAACTCTATAAGAGACAATTTGAAGAGGTacaacaatttttcactCCAATGTTTCCAGAAGCAAATGCTATTGGCAACGAAATGATTAAGACTATTCTTGAGCATTCAAAAAGTAAAAATTTATGA
- the UBS1 gene encoding Ubs1p (weakly similar to uniprot|P38290 Saccharomyces cerevisiae YBR165W UBS1 Ubiquitin-conjugating enzyme suppressor that functions as a general positive regulator of Cdc34p activity nuclear protein that may represent a link between nucleocytoplasmic transport and ubiquitin ligase activity): MHPLYRKLLREWKRLSHYKHSTCHIKPQESNLQFWNIVLHDESRDLELYCVVFISHKPMNEWEPIILLNCLTPNPCIPVNKTICLNHLSPVLLNYGLCSFYEHLLSSIYSRCTNITDYHKKLAMAWNRIMVKEFKNFSPRLFESYSVTQTDVQMVNEYLQTQAQSQPNHTKRNSPKLHSKSPTPVDTHNHITNEDCSEQLYRGKRQRTGLSSFMSVSPLTEPNLNNLETSEDCDFLESRKRRR, from the coding sequence ATGCATCCGTTGTACAGGAAACTCCTTAGGGAATGGAAACGTTTGAGCCATTATAAGCACTCTACATGCCATATCAAGCCacaagaatcaaatttgCAGTTCTGGAATATAGTACTACATGACGAAAGCCGAGATTTGGAACTTTACTGTGTTGTTTTCATAAGCCACAAGCCTATGAACGAATGGGAGCCTATCATACTATTAAACTGTTTGACACCTAATCCCTGCATACCTGTGAATAAGACTATCTGCTTGAATCATCTCTCTCCTGTTCTTCTGAACTATGGGTTGTGCTCCTTTTATGAGCATTTGTTATCATCAATTTATAGTCGCTGTACTAATATCACCGATTATCATAAAAAATTGGCCATGGCTTGGAACAGAATTATGGTAAAGGAGTTCAAGAATTTCTCCCCGCGACTATTCGAGTCTTACTCGGTGACTCAAACAGACGTTCAGATGGTAAACGAATATTTGCAAACGCAGGCTCAGTCACAACCTAATCAtacaaaaagaaactcCCCGAAATTGCATAGTAAAAGCCCAACCCCGGTAGATACCCATAACCACATAACAAACGAAGACTGTTCGGAACAGTTATACAGGGGAAAGAGGCAAAGAACCGGGTTGAGCTCTTTTATGAGTGTGAGTCCACTCACAGAACCGAATCTCAACAACTTGGAAACCTCTGAAGATTGTGACTTTTTAGAAAGTAGAAAACGCAGGCGATAA
- the ARL1 gene encoding Arf family GTPase ARL1 (highly similar to uniprot|P38116 Saccharomyces cerevisiae YBR164C ARL1 Soluble GTPase with a role in regulation of membrane traffic; regulates potassium influx; G protein of the Ras superfamily, similar to ADP-ribosylation factor), whose translation MGNFFSSMFDRLLGAEKELRILILGLDGAGKTTILYRLQIGEVITTKPTIGFNVETLNYKNLKLNVWDLGGQTSIRPYWRCYYANTAAVIFVVDSTDKDRMNIASKELHLMLQEEELQDSALLVFANKQDQPGALSASEVSKELNLAELKDRSWSIVASSAIKGEGITEGLDWLIDVIKEEQM comes from the coding sequence ATGGGTAACTTCTTTAGTTCTATGTTTGATAGACTATTGGGTGCGGAAAAAGAATTACGTATATTGATATTAGGGCTTGATGGTGCTGGTAAGACGACGATATTGTACAGACTACAGATAGGAGAAGTGATAACTACAAAACCTACCATTGGTTTCAATGTAGAGACGTTAAATTATAAAAACTTGAAACTTAACGTGTGGGATCTAGGTGGACAAACTTCGATTAGACCATACTGGCGTTGTTATTACGCAAACACAGCAGCAGTTATCTTCGTTGTTGACTCTACAGATAAGGACCGTATGAATATAGCTTCGAAGGAATTGCACCTCATGttgcaagaagaagaattgcAGGACTCCGCTCTGCTCGTATTTGCCAATAAACAAGATCAACCAGGCGCATTAAGTGCGTCAGAAGTATCAAAGGAGTTGAACTTGGCAGAATTGAAGGATAGAAGCTGGAGTATTGTTGCATCCAGTGCCATTAAGGGCGAAGGGATAACTGAAGGTTTGGATTGGTTAATTGACGTGATTAAGGAAGAACAAATGTAA
- a CDS encoding ABC1 kinase family protein (similar to uniprot|Q02981 Saccharomyces cerevisiae YPL109C Hypothetical ORF): MRFYFNAFRSRVNSRVFFLKGLRITPFLLSPIVPLSMQWFRGPLLNNSTALIPDKKGDTFEMGLYISSQKQLQEEAEKERERIITTSVMPSFFKRILYRINDVIIEPVLTLLRFLELSSIFIPLLIIYPITCLGHHKTLKVDSNRVVKETSGSLLWFKLLRKALEFAGPTFIKLGQWAGSRTDIFSEGLCAELGRLHSNAKPHALKFTKEAIVNSLDRKYEFDDIFDEFNEKPVGCGAIAQVYIGKLTELMMKNFDIKTDSRYFAVKVVHPNVPKKIDRDLKIMTFFADMIDSVPTMEWLSLPNEVEQFSILMKLQLDLRIECQNLQKFNDNFADNPRVKFPVGAMDLSSRYVLFEEYIHGFPMEKFLSSKDGLKRVDLCRKVSDPFIEAFLKMLILDDFIHADLHPGNVMIRFMKLNKQETKVVSSEKEMFQIVHKLRAMSRDNDPEFIPEMKRVFEEYEPQVCLIDAGLVTELNDRNRVNFIALFNALAKFDGYRAGELMIERSRTPETAIDKDLFALKVEKLVNKVKKQTFTLGTVSIGELLDKMLGMVRQHHVRMEGDFVSVIVAILLLEGIGRQLDPEMDLFARFVLFVLMNGFSST; this comes from the coding sequence ATGAGGTTTTACTTTAATGCGTTCCGCTCTAGAGTGAACTCCAGGGTGTTTTTCCTCAAAGGTTTAAGAATTACACCGTTTCTTCTGTCGCCTATAGTCCCACTTTCGATGCAATGGTTTAGAGGACCgttattgaacaattcaacGGCGCTAATACCCGATAAAAAAGGGGATACTTTCGAGATGGGCTTATACATTTCTTCACAGAAGCAATTACAGGAAGAAGCCGAAAAAGAGCgtgaaagaattataaCTACTAGTGTTATGCCCAGTTTTTTTAAGAGGATTTTGTATCGCATCAATGATGTTATTATAGAACCGGTTTTAACATTGCTTCGATTTCTAGAACTTTCATCCATATTCATTCCGTTGTTAATAATATATCCAATTACATGCCTTGGACATCATAAAACGCTAAAGGTTGATTCGAATAGAGTTGTGAAGGAGACATCAGGTTCCCTTTTGTGGTTTAAACTTCTAAGAAAGGCTTTAGAATTCGCTGGTCCTACATTCATAAAATTAGGTCAATGGGCAGGATCCCGTACTGATATTTTCTCCGAGGGTTTATGCGCAGAGTTGGGGCGCCTACACAGCAATGCTAAACCTCATGCGTTGAAATTTACAAAAGAAGCCATTGTTAATTCCTTAGATAGGAAATATGAGTTCGATGatatatttgatgaatttaaCGAAAAACCTGTTGGATGTGGTGCCATCGCCCAGGTCTACATAGGAAAGTTAACTGAAttaatgatgaagaacttTGATATTAAAACGGATAGTAGGTATTTTGCAGTGAAAGTGGTTCATCCAAACGTACCGAAAAAGATAGACCGTGATTTAAAAATAATGACTTTCTTCGCCGATATGATCGACTCTGTACCCACCATGGAATGGTTGTCCTTACCAAATGAAGTGGAGCAGTTTTCCatattgatgaagttgCAACTTGACCTACGTATAGAATGTCAGAACTTGCAGAAGTTCAATGATAATTTTGCTGACAATCCAAGAGTAAAGTTCCCAGTCGGCGCTATGGATTTATCTTCTCGTTATGTACTTTTTGAAGAGTATATTCACGGATTCCCAATGGAGAAATTTTTATCGAGTAAAGATGGTTTAAAGAGAGTCGACCTTTGTAGAAAAGTCAGCGATCCATTTATCGAGGcttttttgaaaatgttgattCTGGATGATTTCATTCATGCAGATTTGCATCCGGGGAATGTCATGATTCGTTTcatgaaattgaataaacaagaaacaaaggtAGTATCttctgaaaaagaaatgtttcAAATTGTGCACAAGTTAAGAGCAATGTCAAGAGACAACGACCCTGAATTCATTCCGGAGATGAAGAGAGTATTTGAGGAATATGAGCCTCAGGTATGCTTAATTGATGCAGGACTTGTTACCGAGTTGAACGATCGCAATAGAGTGAATTTTATTGCACTATTTAATGCGTTGGCCAAATTTGACGGTTATCGAGCAGGTGAGCTAATGATCGAACGTTCACGTACACCAGAAACTGCGATAGACAAAGATTTATTTGCATTGAAAGTGGAAAAATTAGTCAATAAAGTTAAGAAGCAAACATTCACTTTGGGCACTGTGTCAATAGGAGAACTTTTGGATAAAATGCTAGGAATGGTAAGACAGCATCACGTAAGAATGGAAGGTGATTTCGTATCTGTCATTGTTGCTATTCTATTGTTAGAAGGAATAGGTAGACAGCTTGATCCTGAAATGGATCTCTTTGCAAGGTTCGTATTATTTGTCTTAATGAATGGATTTTCATCCACTTGA
- a CDS encoding uncharacterized protein (conserved hypothetical protein), whose translation MRFFPVLVYLFSSLPFLRKFGMSRAHDLAGGDSSMLQDMSSLSMLKIWLGLEIRQLMSISSKQIYELVKTDQLCPNY comes from the coding sequence ATGCGTTTTTTCCCGGTGCTCGTGTATTTATTCAGCTCACTACCATTTTTACGTAAGTTCGGAATGAGCAGAGCTCATGATTTAGCCGGCGGTGATTCCAGCATGCTACAGGATATGAGTTCGCTATCGATGTTAAAGATATGGCTAGGGTTAGAAATTCGTCAATTGATGAGCATCTCTTCAAAACAGATATACGAACTAGTAAAAACGGATCAATTGTGTCCAAATTACTAA